CAAACCTTTTAAAAATCGGTGATGGCTGAGTGGCTTTTATCACACCTCGTACAAGGCCACTTGCAGCTCCAGCGGCACCTCCTATACTTATTCCTCTTCCTATGTTTCCAGTTACAGCTCCTACGGCTCCTCCTACGACAGCACCGCTGCCTCCTCCAATTACGGTTGATTTGGCTGCATCTTCTACTCGATGGGATTTTAGGTAGGCGTCTGCCAGCGCTTCACATTCTTCTACGTCTTTTTGGGCTTGTTCTGTCCCTACCCGTTTGAGATGCTCGTTAGGATATAAAATCGGTCCCTGAGTTGCACAAGAAACCAGAAGCAGCGTAACTGTTGATGCAAGAAAAAGGTATTTTATGTATTTCTTCTTTTTTTTCATTTTCTTATCATTACCGCTCCGAAGAAACCATCCATGCCCTGAATGTGTGGGGAAGTGCGGAAAAAACCGCTTCTATCTAAAAGGTCATAGTGGATTCCTTCTGGCATTGTTAGTGAAAAATTGGACTGATTTGCCAGAAAGCCTTCAACA
The Syntrophales bacterium genome window above contains:
- a CDS encoding cell envelope biogenesis protein OmpA, which encodes MKKKKKYIKYLFLASTVTLLLVSCATQGPILYPNEHLKRVGTEQAQKDVEECEALADAYLKSHRVEDAAKSTVIGGGSGAVVGGAVGAVTGNIGRGISIGGAAGAASGLVRGVIKATQPSPIFKRFVERCLRERGYEPIGWE